The following proteins are co-located in the Rhodococcus opacus B4 genome:
- a CDS encoding RDD family protein — translation MTTGGFDPNQGQPHYNGAGQQQYGQQFGAPPQFDSAQQFGTQPFAQPDFGFNPSRPGELLPRLGARVIDGLIVGIPTAVVTIVISLVLGTFLGSVLGAILTAAAAVGYFVFLETTRVQTVGKQVLGLRVEGPNGGLPTQQQSLTRNGFYVLAALGGFPFLGFLFGLLGFVAAIVIAVTINGSPTKQGKHDELAGGTRVVQG, via the coding sequence ATGACTACTGGCGGATTCGATCCCAATCAGGGGCAGCCGCACTACAACGGGGCGGGGCAGCAGCAGTACGGGCAGCAGTTCGGCGCGCCGCCGCAGTTCGACTCGGCGCAGCAGTTCGGCACCCAGCCGTTCGCGCAGCCCGATTTCGGATTCAACCCGTCCCGGCCGGGCGAACTCCTTCCCCGCCTGGGGGCGCGGGTGATCGACGGCCTGATCGTGGGCATTCCGACGGCCGTGGTCACCATCGTCATCTCGCTGGTGCTGGGCACCTTCCTGGGCAGTGTCCTGGGCGCGATCCTCACCGCGGCCGCCGCCGTGGGCTACTTCGTGTTCCTCGAGACGACGCGGGTGCAGACCGTCGGCAAGCAGGTTCTGGGGCTGCGCGTCGAGGGCCCGAACGGCGGACTGCCCACCCAGCAGCAGTCGCTGACCCGGAACGGCTTCTACGTCCTCGCCGCACTCGGCGGGTTCCCGTTTCTCGGGTTCCTGTTCGGACTGCTCGGTTTCGTCGCGGCGATCGTCATCGCCGTGACGATCAACGGCAGCCCCACCAAGCAGGGCAAGCACGACGAGCTGGCCGGCGGCACGCGCGTCGTCCAGGGTTAG
- the gluQRS gene encoding tRNA glutamyl-Q(34) synthetase GluQRS, with protein MSHPSRQSAPLSHPAKGAGRFAPSPSGDLHLGNLRTALLAWLFARSTGRRFLLRVEDLDRVRDGARDRQLADLAELGLDWDGDVVSQSHRLPRYDAAIAELHAAGLTYECFCTRREILKAASAPHAPQGAYPGTCRNLTPDERADRLAGGRPPALRLRATVTSFTIDDVLHGSYSGMVDDLVLRRGDGTPAYNLAVVVDDAAQGIDQVVRGDDLLSSAPRQAYLAGLLGLAAPAYAHVALALNGDGKRLAKRDGAVTLTDQKALGRTPSDVLGVLAASLGLAAPGEVVDLGTLLARFDPARLHREPWVVRPPTPPRSA; from the coding sequence ATGTCACATCCGTCTCGTCAAAGTGCACCGCTGTCACATCCGGCGAAGGGTGCGGGACGGTTCGCGCCCAGCCCGTCCGGCGACCTGCACCTCGGCAACCTGCGGACGGCCCTGCTGGCTTGGCTGTTCGCCCGGTCCACCGGCCGGCGGTTCCTGCTGCGCGTCGAGGACCTCGACCGCGTCCGCGACGGCGCCCGGGACCGGCAATTGGCCGACCTCGCGGAACTCGGGCTCGATTGGGACGGCGACGTCGTGTCGCAGTCGCACCGGCTGCCGCGGTACGACGCCGCCATCGCCGAACTCCACGCCGCCGGACTCACATACGAGTGCTTCTGCACGAGAAGGGAAATCCTGAAGGCGGCGTCGGCCCCGCACGCACCGCAGGGCGCCTACCCGGGGACCTGCCGCAACCTGACACCGGACGAGCGCGCCGACCGCCTCGCCGGCGGACGACCACCGGCCCTGCGACTGCGCGCGACCGTCACGTCGTTCACCATCGACGACGTCCTGCACGGAAGCTACTCCGGAATGGTGGACGACCTCGTGCTACGCCGCGGCGACGGAACCCCCGCGTACAACCTCGCGGTGGTCGTCGACGACGCCGCCCAGGGGATCGATCAGGTGGTGCGCGGCGACGACCTGCTCTCCTCCGCGCCCCGTCAGGCGTATCTCGCGGGACTGCTCGGGCTCGCCGCCCCCGCCTACGCACACGTGGCGCTCGCCCTCAACGGGGACGGCAAACGGCTCGCGAAACGCGACGGCGCCGTCACCCTCACCGATCAGAAAGCGTTGGGACGCACACCGAGCGACGTCCTCGGGGTGCTGGCGGCGTCACTCGGACTCGCGGCCCCGGGCGAGGTCGTGGATCTCGGGACCCTCCTCGCCCGGTTCGACCCGGCCCGCCTGCACCGCGAACCGTGGGTGGTCAGGCCCCCGACGCCGCCGCGATCAGCATGA
- a CDS encoding DUF4190 domain-containing protein encodes MPRDGYGVDESGYPTYSAPTEKYPDYQQPGAYGTSPNPYAAPHQYGGDQYGAPSGQQYGAPNPYAAPNQYGAPNQYGQYGGPAPQYGAPSPYGAPYPQSRGTNGLAIASLITSIVGGCFYGVGSIVGIILGIVALGQIKQSGQEGRGLAIAGIAIGGAYVVGWILFFVIMLIAAASGA; translated from the coding sequence TTGCCGCGCGACGGATACGGGGTCGACGAATCCGGTTATCCCACCTATTCGGCGCCCACCGAGAAGTACCCCGACTATCAGCAGCCGGGCGCGTACGGGACTTCGCCGAATCCGTATGCCGCGCCTCATCAGTACGGCGGCGACCAGTACGGCGCCCCCAGCGGGCAGCAGTACGGCGCACCCAACCCGTATGCCGCCCCGAATCAGTACGGTGCCCCCAACCAGTACGGCCAGTACGGCGGTCCCGCTCCGCAGTACGGCGCCCCGAGCCCGTACGGCGCGCCCTACCCGCAGTCGCGCGGGACCAACGGACTCGCGATCGCCTCGCTGATCACGTCGATCGTCGGCGGATGCTTCTACGGCGTCGGCTCGATCGTCGGCATCATCCTCGGCATCGTGGCGCTGGGCCAGATCAAGCAGTCCGGCCAGGAAGGCCGGGGGCTCGCGATCGCCGGAATCGCCATCGGCGGCGCCTACGTCGTCGGATGGATCCTGTTCTTCGTGATCATGCTGATCGCGGCGGCGTCGGGGGCCTGA
- a CDS encoding queuosine precursor transporter, giving the protein MTASDQQTKPDDHATFAHVSRGYYPTFVALFTATLLISNICATKGVAFFADSSLTIGPLQILPVITDGGFFLFPLAYILGDVLSEVYGFKSTRRAIYLGFGALILAAFCFWLLIELPSADFYENQEALRSVVGVYPRLLLAGLAGYLVGQMLNSVTLVLIKERTKEKHLWARLIGSTIVGEFADTLIFCSIAAGAIGISTWSDFVNYVIVGFLWKTLVEVLVMPITYRVIAYVKKREPTYQL; this is encoded by the coding sequence GTGACAGCCTCAGATCAGCAGACCAAGCCAGACGACCACGCGACGTTCGCGCACGTCAGCCGGGGGTACTACCCCACGTTCGTCGCCCTGTTCACCGCGACGCTGCTGATCTCGAATATCTGCGCGACGAAAGGCGTCGCATTCTTCGCCGATTCGTCGCTCACGATCGGCCCGCTGCAGATCCTGCCGGTCATCACGGACGGCGGCTTCTTCCTGTTCCCGCTGGCCTACATCCTCGGCGACGTGCTCAGCGAGGTGTACGGGTTCAAGTCCACGCGTCGCGCGATCTACCTGGGCTTCGGTGCCCTGATCCTGGCCGCGTTCTGCTTCTGGCTCCTCATCGAGCTGCCGTCCGCCGACTTCTACGAGAACCAGGAAGCGCTGCGGTCCGTCGTCGGCGTCTACCCGCGACTGCTGCTCGCCGGGCTGGCCGGCTATCTCGTCGGGCAGATGCTGAACTCGGTGACGCTGGTCCTGATCAAGGAGCGGACCAAGGAGAAGCACCTGTGGGCGCGGCTCATCGGATCCACCATCGTCGGTGAGTTCGCCGACACCCTCATCTTCTGCTCCATCGCGGCCGGCGCGATCGGCATCAGCACGTGGAGCGATTTCGTCAACTACGTGATCGTCGGCTTCCTGTGGAAGACCCTCGTGGAGGTGCTGGTCATGCCGATCACCTACCGCGTCATCGCGTACGTGAAGAAGCGCGAACCCACCTACCAGCTCTGA